A region from the Stygiolobus caldivivus genome encodes:
- a CDS encoding PD-(D/E)XK nuclease family protein: MSIADEIKKVLTENPSILADVLTSHPEIIYQALARLTPWQNLATKQDTEEIKKSMATKKEIEEVKKTMATKQELEEVKQEIAGIKKVMATKQDIKALEVMISALGTRWGILAEDVFRKGMMELLSGTNWKVDREIIFDKEGIVFGYPSEVEIDVVISDGRVILVELTASLKRSDLVPFSKKKELYEKEKGRKVSEVVVITPFIDDKNEERIIAIAKSLGIRIIKPSEINPY; this comes from the coding sequence ATGTCAATAGCTGATGAGATCAAGAAAGTGTTGACAGAGAACCCTTCAATATTAGCTGACGTTCTAACCTCGCACCCCGAAATTATTTACCAAGCCCTCGCGAGGCTCACGCCGTGGCAAAACTTGGCCACAAAACAGGATACAGAGGAGATAAAGAAAAGCATGGCTACAAAAAAAGAAATAGAAGAAGTAAAGAAGACTATGGCCACAAAGCAGGAGCTCGAAGAAGTCAAGCAGGAGATCGCAGGTATTAAGAAAGTCATGGCCACAAAGCAAGACATAAAGGCCTTAGAAGTGATGATCAGCGCCTTAGGCACCAGGTGGGGGATCCTAGCTGAGGACGTGTTCAGAAAAGGCATGATGGAGCTCTTGTCTGGTACGAACTGGAAAGTAGACAGAGAAATAATTTTTGACAAGGAGGGGATAGTCTTCGGTTACCCGTCGGAAGTAGAAATAGACGTGGTTATTAGTGACGGCAGGGTAATACTAGTCGAACTGACGGCCTCGCTGAAGAGGAGCGATTTGGTCCCCTTCAGCAAGAAAAAGGAATTATATGAAAAAGAGAAAGGGCGTAAAGTCTCTGAAGTGGTCGTAATTACCCCCTTCATCGACGACAAGAACGAGGAGAGGATAATAGCTATAGCTAAGTCGTTAGGCATCAGGATAATAAAACCGAGCGAAATCAACCCCTACTGA